ACGAAGTCCTCGGCCACGAGCCACTCGGAGTCCGGGAAGCCCGTGTCACGCGGGTGGCGGTCCGGCACGCTCGGCTCGAACCAGGACGTGGCGTTGTAGCCCAGGTAGCCCACGAGCCCGCCCAGGAAGGGCGCCTCGCCCGGCAGCGTCGCCACGGACAGCTCGCGCCACAGCGTGCGCAGCACGTCCAGCGGGCGGCCCTCGCGGCGCTCCTCGTGCGAGCCGCGCCACAACGTGAGCCCGTCCCGGTCCAGCCGCACGCGGCCCGCCGGGTTCACGCCCACGTGGCTGTAGCGCCCGAAGCGCTCGCCGCCGTAGCACGACTCGAGGATGAAGCCGCGGCTGCCGCCGCCCAGCTTCAGGTATGCCGACAGCGGCGTATCCAGGTCCGCCGGCAACTCCACCGACACCGGCACCGCCTGGCCTGCTTCCGCGCGCTGCCGGTAGGCTGCCTTCCGCTCCTGCGCATCCATGGTCTATTGCCCTGACCCCTCTGCCACTTCCCGGAGGGGCGCCCGGGTGCCCGGCCTTCCGGGCCCTGCGACTACGGTTTCGCGACGGGCTTCGCCTGGGCGAACACGCCGTCCTTCCACTGATAGACCTCGCGCTCCGTAACCTTCCGCGGCTCGCCTTCTTCCTCCGCCTCCTCCTCGTTCGTGCGCACCACCAGCGCGCGCTTCGCGGCCGGCTGGAAGGAGACCTCGAACGAGCTCATGTTCGGCGGGTCCATCAGCCCGCCCAGTTCCAGCGCCAGCTTCGCCTTGCCCAGCACGCCCGGCTTCCCATTCGAGCCGGTGTAGCTCACGTAGGACGTGACGTAGTCGCCGCAACGCTCCGGCGTGGAGTCCAGCTGCAGCAGCGTCACGCCCGCCTGCTTCGCGGGGACGAGCGTCACCTTCACCGGGCCGCCCTGACCGCTGCCGTAGTTCGTGGACGCCACCGCCACGTCCACGCTGCTCACGCGGCGGGGCGGCTTCACGTTCGGCTCCAGCACGCGCACGCGCGCCTTGAACTCGTTGCTCATCACCACCGTGGCCACTTCCATCTCGCCGTCCCCGTCGAGGTCGGCCTCGAAGCGGAACGGCGTGAGCGTGTTGCCGAAGACCCAGCCGGACACAGGCGCCGAGCCCGGAGCCGCCTTCGCATCCACGACGGCCACCTGGTACCAGGTGTTGACGTACTCGCCGACCCTCGCGCGCGTCCCCACCTTCAGCACGCGCACGGGGGTTCCCAGCATCAGCGTCTTCACGACGCCCGCCTCCGCCGCCGCGCTCGCGCGCAGGTTCGCCTCATCCACACCCAGGTAGACCTGCTGCCCCGCGGTGAACGCGGTGAACTCGAAGTCCTCCGGAGCCGGCGCGCCCGCCTCCGCCAGCGGCGCGCTGTATTCGAGCACCGCGTCCGAAGCAGGGGTGGACTGCGCCAGGGTGAGGGACAGGAGGAGCGCGGGCGTCAGCATCACGAAAGGGTCCGGAAGTGGGAGGTTCCCGGGTTTATCCCCCGTCCCCGCCCACCATCCAAGGGGCCCTCCGGTCCCTGGCTTCGTCGTTTGGATCGCAAGCAGGGCCCGGACGCACGCCCGCCCCCTTGTCAGCGGAGCGCCCCGGGAGGTTGGACCGTGGGTGGCCCCTGTTCCAAGGCCTCGTTACCTCTACAGGACCGTGGCCACCGCGACGACCCATCAGGACCGACCGCCGTTGGTTTCCGTGACGCCGCAGGGGCTGTACTGCCAGGCGGGGAACTTCCACATCGACCCCTGGCGTCCGGTGGAGCGGGCGCTCGTGACGCACGCGCACGGCGACCACGCCCGGAGCGGCAGCAAACGCTACCTGGGGGCCCGCGCCGGGCTGGGCCTGCTGCAACGGCGGCTGGGCGCGGACGCGGTCATCGACACGCTGGAGTACGGCGAGACGCTGAAGGTGGGCGACACCACCGTGAGCTTCCACCCCGCGGGCCACGTGCTGGGCAGCGCGCAGATCCGCGTCGAGCACCGGGGCGAGGTGTGGATCATCTCCGGTGACTACAAGCGCACGCCGGACCCCACGTGCACGCCCTTCGAGGTGGTGCGCTGCCACACCTTCATCACCGAGGCGACGTTCGGTCTGCCCATCTACCGCTGGGATGACACGGGCCTCGTGGCCCAGGACATCCTGCGCTGGTGGGACGCGAACCGCGAGGCGGGGCGCTCGGCGGTGCTGTTCTGCTACGCGCTGGGCAAGGCGCAGCGGCTGCTGGCGGAGCTGGGCAAGCTGACGGACCGGCCGGCCTACGTGCACGGCGCGGTGAACGGGCTCGTCACCGCGTACCGCGAGGCGGGCATCCCGATGCTGCCCACGCAGCTGGTGTCGGAGACGGAGAAGGGCACGTCCTTCGCGGGAGCGCTGGTGCTGGCGCCGCCGAGCGCGGCCGGCTCCACGTGGATGCGCCGCTTCGGTGAAGCGGAGACGGGCTTCGCGTCGGGGTGGATGCGCGTGCGCGGCAACCGGCGCCGCCGTGGCTACGACCGGGGCTTCGTGCTGTCGGACCACGCGGACTGGCCGGACCTCTTGCGCACGGTGGCGGACACGCAGGCGGAGAAGGTGCTCGTGACGCACGGCTACACCGACCCTTTGTCGCACTACCTGCGGGAGCGGGGCGTGGATGCCTCGCCGCTCGCCACGCCCTTCGAGGGCGAAGCGGAGGACTGACCCGTGCGAGCACTGGCCGACCTGTACGACACGCTCGACCAGACGACCTCCACCAACGCGAAGGTGGAGGCGATGGCGCAATACTTCCGGAAGACGCCACCGGAGGACGCGGCCTGGGGTCTGTTCTTCCTCACGGGCCAGAAGCTCAAGCGGCTGCTCACGTCGAAGCTGCTGGTGGGCTGGACGCAGGAGCTGACGGGCATCCCGGACTGGCTCTTCGATGAAGTCTACGCGTCGGTGGGAGACCTGGCGGAGGTGATTGCCCTGCTGCTCGACGGCGCGAACTTCCCGCCCGAGCACGCCGAGGAACTCCCTCTCTCCCGATGGCTGGAGGAGCGCCTGTTGCCGCTGCGCGGCCTGGAAGCGGCGGAGCAGCGCGAGCGCGTGGTGGGCTGGTGGAGGTCCATGCCCCGCCGCGAGCTGTTCCTGCTCAACAAGATGCTCACCGGCGAGCTGCGCGTGGGCGTGTCCAACACGTTGGTGGTGCGCGCCATCGCGCAGGTCACGGGGCTGCCGCCGCCCAGCGTGGCGCACCGGCTGATGGGGACGTGGACGCCGACGAAGGCGTTCTTCGAACAGCTCGTCGCGCCGGATGTGTCGGACGGCCACGTGTCGCGCCCGTATCCGTACTACCTCGCGTCACCGCTGGAACAGCCCGCGGAGTCGCTGGGTGAGGTGAGTGACTGGCTGGTCGAGTGGAAGTGGGACGGCATCCGGGGCCAGCTCATCCGCCGACAGGGCGACGTGTTCCTCTGGAGCCGCGGCGAGGAGCTGATCACCGAACGCTTCCCTGAAATCACCGAGGCCGCCCGGGCCCTGCCCGAGGGCACGGTGCTCGACGGCGAGGTGATGGCCTACGAGGACGGGACGCCCCTGCCCTTCGCCCGGCTCCAGCGCCGCATTGGCAGACAGAAGCTCACGCCCAAGGTGCTGGCGGAGGCCCCCGCCGCGTTCGTCGTCTACGACCTGCTGGAGCAGGACGGCAAGGACGTGCGCGAGCTGCCCCTGCGCGAGCGCCGCGCGAGGCTGGAGGCCCTGCTCAAGGACCACCCGCGCTTCCCCATCTCGCCTTCGGTGACGGCGCCGTCGTGGGAGGCATTGGCGGAGCTGCGCAAGGAGTCCCGCGAGCGCAACGTCGAAGGCCTGATGATCAAGCGCCTGGACTCCGTGTACCAGACGGGGCGCAAGCGCGGCGATTGGTGGAAGTGGAAGATCGACCCGTACACGGTGGACGCGGTGTTGCTCTACGCGCACCCGGGCCACGGCCGGCGCTCGTCGCTCTACACGGACTACACCTTCGCGGTGTGGAACGGCGAGGACCTGCTGCCGGTGACGAAGGCCTACTCGGGTCTCACCGATGAGGAGATTGGCCGGCTGGACCGGTGGATCCGCGCCCACACGCGGGAGAAGTTCGGTCCAGTGCGCTCGGTGGATCCAGAGCAGGTGTTCGAGCTGCACTTCGAAGCCATCGCCCCGTCCCCGCGACACAAGTCGGGCATCGCCTTGCGCTTCCCCCGCATCGCCCGCTGGCGCGCGGACAAGACGGCGAGGGACGCGGACACGCTCGACTCGCTGAAGGGGCTGCTCCATGCAGCCCACTAAGCCGCGCCGCCGCAATCGCATGCGAGGCAAGCACGCGCCGGAGAATCAGACCGAAGCACCGAAGCGCACCCGCGCAAAGCGTCCCGTTCCCCGCAGCCCTTCCCCGTACCAAGGCGCGCCGCTGGATCAACTCCGCCAGTGGTTCGCCGCCAAGGGCTGGACGCCGTACGCCTTCCAGGAGGAGGCCTGGGCGGCCTACGCGCGCGGAGACAGCGGCCTCATCCACGTGCCCACCGGCGCGGGAAAGACCTACGCGGCCTATATCGGCCCGCTGGCGGACGCGGCGGAGCGCAACGAGAAGGGCCTTCAGATCCTCTACCTCACGCCGCTGCGAGCAGTGTCGCGTGACGTGGAGCAGGCCCTGCGCGAACCACTGATGGCCCTGGACGCGGACCTGGAGGTGGAGAGCCGCACGGGCGACACGTCCGCCTCCGTGCGACAGCGTCAGCGCGAGCGCCTGCCCCAGGTCCTCATCACCACGCCGGAGTCCCTGTCACTGCTGCTGACCCAGGAGCAGGCAGCGGAGAACTTCGCCTCACTGCGCGCCGTCATCGTGGACGAGTGGCACGAACTGCTCGCCTCCAAGCGAGGCACGCAGGTGGAGCTGGCCCTGGCGCGCCTGCGCCACTTCGCCCCGGGCCTGCGCATCTGGGCGCTGTCCGCCACGCTCGCCAACCTGGAGGAGGCCGCGCGCACCGTCGTCGGCACGGACCGCGAGCCCACGCTGGTCAGCGCGGATCTCCAGCGTCCCGTGGACGTGGAGACGCTGCTCCCCGCGGAGGTGGACACCTTCCCGTGGTCGGGCCACCTGGGATTCTCCATGCTCCCGCGCGTGGCCGAGTGGCTGGACCCCACGCAGTCCACGCTCCTCTTCACCAACACGCGTTCACAAGCGGAGCGCTGGTTCGAAGGGCTGCGTTTCCTGCGCCCGGAATGGGAGCACCTGCTCGCGCTACACCACGGCTCCATCGACCGCGAGGAGCGCGAGCGCGTGGAGGGCGGCCTCAAGGACGGCAGCCTGCGCCTCGTCGTGTGCACGTCCTCGCTGGACCTGGGCGTGGACTTCGGCCCGGTGGAGCGCGTCATCCAGATAGGCAGTCCCAAGGGCATCGGTCGCACCCTCCAGCGCGCGGGCCGCAGCGCGCACCGCCCCGGCGCCACCTGTCGCATCCTCTTCGTCCCCACGCACGCGCTCGAACTGGTGGAGATGGCCGCCGCCCGGGACGCCATCGCGAGCCGCGAGGTGGAGCCGCGCACGCCGCTGTCCAAGCCGCTCGACGTGCTGGCCCAGCACCTGGTGACGT
This genomic stretch from Corallococcus caeni harbors:
- a CDS encoding ATP-dependent DNA ligase; the encoded protein is MRALADLYDTLDQTTSTNAKVEAMAQYFRKTPPEDAAWGLFFLTGQKLKRLLTSKLLVGWTQELTGIPDWLFDEVYASVGDLAEVIALLLDGANFPPEHAEELPLSRWLEERLLPLRGLEAAEQRERVVGWWRSMPRRELFLLNKMLTGELRVGVSNTLVVRAIAQVTGLPPPSVAHRLMGTWTPTKAFFEQLVAPDVSDGHVSRPYPYYLASPLEQPAESLGEVSDWLVEWKWDGIRGQLIRRQGDVFLWSRGEELITERFPEITEAARALPEGTVLDGEVMAYEDGTPLPFARLQRRIGRQKLTPKVLAEAPAAFVVYDLLEQDGKDVRELPLRERRARLEALLKDHPRFPISPSVTAPSWEALAELRKESRERNVEGLMIKRLDSVYQTGRKRGDWWKWKIDPYTVDAVLLYAHPGHGRRSSLYTDYTFAVWNGEDLLPVTKAYSGLTDEEIGRLDRWIRAHTREKFGPVRSVDPEQVFELHFEAIAPSPRHKSGIALRFPRIARWRADKTARDADTLDSLKGLLHAAH
- a CDS encoding ligase-associated DNA damage response exonuclease; amino-acid sequence: MVSVTPQGLYCQAGNFHIDPWRPVERALVTHAHGDHARSGSKRYLGARAGLGLLQRRLGADAVIDTLEYGETLKVGDTTVSFHPAGHVLGSAQIRVEHRGEVWIISGDYKRTPDPTCTPFEVVRCHTFITEATFGLPIYRWDDTGLVAQDILRWWDANREAGRSAVLFCYALGKAQRLLAELGKLTDRPAYVHGAVNGLVTAYREAGIPMLPTQLVSETEKGTSFAGALVLAPPSAAGSTWMRRFGEAETGFASGWMRVRGNRRRRGYDRGFVLSDHADWPDLLRTVADTQAEKVLVTHGYTDPLSHYLRERGVDASPLATPFEGEAED
- a CDS encoding ligase-associated DNA damage response DEXH box helicase, with the protein product MRGKHAPENQTEAPKRTRAKRPVPRSPSPYQGAPLDQLRQWFAAKGWTPYAFQEEAWAAYARGDSGLIHVPTGAGKTYAAYIGPLADAAERNEKGLQILYLTPLRAVSRDVEQALREPLMALDADLEVESRTGDTSASVRQRQRERLPQVLITTPESLSLLLTQEQAAENFASLRAVIVDEWHELLASKRGTQVELALARLRHFAPGLRIWALSATLANLEEAARTVVGTDREPTLVSADLQRPVDVETLLPAEVDTFPWSGHLGFSMLPRVAEWLDPTQSTLLFTNTRSQAERWFEGLRFLRPEWEHLLALHHGSIDREERERVEGGLKDGSLRLVVCTSSLDLGVDFGPVERVIQIGSPKGIGRTLQRAGRSAHRPGATCRILFVPTHALELVEMAAARDAIASREVEPRTPLSKPLDVLAQHLVTCALGGGFTREALRDEVRTATSYASLTDEEFDWALALVREGGPTLRAYPEFRRVVEVDGRFRVPDVRLARLHRLNIGTITSDASVQLRYWSGGNLGTVEESYVSRLKPGDTFLFAGRRLEFSRFKDMTAYVKPAKAKATQTPRWGGSRLPLSTSLASAMRRTLEAARQGDVTRDEIAAAWPILDAQARLSRIPGDGRCLAETCRTRDGHHLFLYPFEGRLVHEGLAALLALRLTRLQKATFSLSVNDYGLELLTPTPFPFDEALRPALFTRERLVEDILESVNLSELARRQFRDIARVAGLVMPGLPGARKSTRQVQASSALLYDVFVKYDPDNLLLRQARREVLEHQFEQGRLARTLQRLEANPVEVVHVHRPSPLAFPLVVERISASVSNESLLDRVERLKERWSQADARPA
- a CDS encoding SH3 domain-containing protein, translated to MLTPALLLSLTLAQSTPASDAVLEYSAPLAEAGAPAPEDFEFTAFTAGQQVYLGVDEANLRASAAAEAGVVKTLMLGTPVRVLKVGTRARVGEYVNTWYQVAVVDAKAAPGSAPVSGWVFGNTLTPFRFEADLDGDGEMEVATVVMSNEFKARVRVLEPNVKPPRRVSSVDVAVASTNYGSGQGGPVKVTLVPAKQAGVTLLQLDSTPERCGDYVTSYVSYTGSNGKPGVLGKAKLALELGGLMDPPNMSSFEVSFQPAAKRALVVRTNEEEAEEEGEPRKVTEREVYQWKDGVFAQAKPVAKP